One window of the Trifolium pratense cultivar HEN17-A07 linkage group LG2, ARS_RC_1.1, whole genome shotgun sequence genome contains the following:
- the LOC123908141 gene encoding ATP-dependent Clp protease ATP-binding subunit CLPT2, chloroplastic-like: MEIAATHYHCCSSLLLRSDSSLRLVHNLKLTNPKNSWLGTKIRVKPCSVSVNPAISVFHRRPLASTVSFSLATSNPDSVSSSREFVKHPEGVPPGQEIPRWSSSAIKAIALAQVEARKLKRLTTGTETLILGVLVEGTNLANTFLRANGITLFKVKDEMEKLLGEADRFATPGTRPHITDDAQRALDWAVNKKIKSGESGEVTPTHIILGIWYEVDSPGHKILSNLGINEEKAKELEASISKSVVIDV; encoded by the exons ATGGAAATAGCTGCTACGCACTACCATTGCTGTTCAAGCTTGCTTTTGCGTTCAGACTCCTCGCTTCGTTTGGTTCATAATTTGAAGCTAACAAATCCTAAAAATTCATGGCTAGGAACCAAAATTAGGGTTAAACCGTGCAGTGTCAGTGTAAATCCCGCCATATCCGTTTTCCACCGCCGTCCATTGGCTTCCACCGTTTCCTTCAGTCTCGCTACCTC AAATCCAGATAGTGTTTCATCAAGTCGGGAATTTGTCAA ACATCCAGAGGGTGTTCCACCAGGTCAGGAAATCCCCAG ATGGTCTTCTTCTGCTATAAAAGCGATTGCATTGGCTCAAGTGGAAGCCAGAAAACTCAAGCGTCTTACTACTGGCACTGAAACCCTTATCTTGGGGGTTCTTGTTGAGG GTACTAATCTGGCTAACACGTTTTTGCGAGCCAATGGAATTACACTTTTCAAGGTGAAAGATGAAATGGAGAAACTACTTGGAGAAGCTGATAGGTTTGCAACACCCGGTACGCGTCCTCATATAACTGATGATGCTCAGAGGGCTCTTGATTGGgctgttaataaaaaaataaaatcag GTGAAAGCGGGGAGGTAACCCCAACACACATAATTCTTGGCATTTGGTATGAAGTGGATTCCCCTGGTCACAAGATACTATCCAACCTTGGCATTAATGAAGAAAAAGCTAAAGAGCTAGAAGCCTCAATTTCTAAATCTGTTGTTATTGATGTATGA
- the LOC123911246 gene encoding AT-hook motif nuclear-localized protein 26: MDQITAHGHSLPPPFHTARDLHLHHQHQQQQQQQQQQHHQFHTLQQQPDQDEQSGSSSGGGLNLTNREENSHNKFNNDFSPKLESGGGGGGGGSGGDTDSMTRRPRGRPAGSKNKPKPPIIITRDSANALKTHVMEVADGCDVVESVNNFARRRQRGVCIMSGTGTVTNVTLRQPASPGAVVTLHGRFEILSLAGSFLPPPAPPAASGLTIYLAGGQGQVVGGSVVGALIASGPVVIMSASFSNAAYERLPLEEDDASSLQQLQGGGGGGSPSGGGVQQTQLLGDSTAPLFQAMPPPNHNHNPNANLLNSVQMPSDNFWPTGRSPY; encoded by the coding sequence ATGGATCAAATAACAGCACATGGACATTCACTTCCTCCACCTTTCCACACAGCAAgagatcttcatcttcatcatcaacaccaacagcagcagcagcaacaacaacaacaacaccaccAATTCCATACTTTACAACAGCAACCAGATCAAGATGAACAAAGCGGCAGCAGCAGCGGTGGCGGCCTCAACCTCACAAACCGCGAAGAAAACAGCCACAACAAGTTCAACAATGATTTTAGCCCCAAGTTAGAAtcaggaggaggaggaggaggaggaggttcCGGCGGTGACACCGATTCAATGACAAGAAGACCAAGAGGAAGACCAGCTGGATccaaaaacaaaccaaaaccaCCGATCATCATCACACGAGATAGCGCGAACGCGCTAAAAACTCATGTGATGGAAGTTGCAGATGGTTGTGATGTGGTTGAAAGTGTTAACAATTTTGCTAGACGCCGTCAAAGAGGCGTTTGCATCATGAGTGGTACTGGAACGGTTACAAACGTTACGCTAAGGCAACCTGCATCTCCTGGAGCGGTTGTTACTCTTCATGGAAGATTTGAGATTCTTTCGTTGGCTGGATCGTTTCTTCCACCACCTGCTCCGCCCGCTGCTTCTGGATTGACGATATATTTAGCGGGCGGACAAGGGCAGGTTGTTGGTGGAAGTGTTGTTGGTGCTTTGATTGCTTCTGGACCTGTTGTTATTATGTCTGCTTCTTTTAGTAACGCTGCTTATGAAAGACTACCTTTGGAAGAAGATGATGCTTCTTCTTTGCAACAACTTcaaggtggtggtggtggtggttctcCAAGTGGTGGTGGTGTTCAGCAGACACAACTTTTAGGAGATTCAACTGCTCCACTTTTTCAAGCTATGCCACCTcctaatcataatcataatcctAATGCTAATCTTCTCAATTCTGTTCAAATGCCTTCTGATAATTTCTGGCCAACTGGTCGTTCTCCTTATTGA
- the LOC123908140 gene encoding protein DETOXIFICATION 56 → MSSTCSSNHKTNQPPSPSPQLQTRKCDADQTKTPLLEELKVQGSLAFPMVLMNLAWFAKTAITTAFLGRLGELSLAGGALGFTFANVTGFSVLNGLCGAMEPICGQAHGAKNIRLLHKTLLMTILLLLLVTIPITFMWLYIGKILIHFGQQQEISTVAGTYVFYLIPDLFVMSLLCPLKAYLSSQSITLPTMFSSGVALAVHIPVNILLSKTMGLKGVSMAVWITDLIVVVLLAIYVVILDNRKGTAWKEGGWWDQSIMDWIRLIKLSGSCCLNTCMEWWCYEILVLLTGHLANAKQALGVLTIVLNFDYLLFSVMLSLATCVSTRVSNELGANQASRAYRSARMSLGIGFIAGCTGSLAMVAARGIWGQLFSHDRGIINGVKKTMLLMALVELFNFPLAVCGGIIRGTARPWLGMYANLGGFYFLALPLGVVFAFKLRLGLVGLFFGLLTGIVACLSLLLIFIARIKWVEEAAKAQILASNDQIKEVPYNDAEVQIEARENDKV, encoded by the coding sequence atgtcatcaacatgTAGCTCAAACCATAAAACTAACCAACCACCTTCACCTTCTCCACAGTTACAAACCCGAAAATGTGATGCGGATCAAACAAAGACTCCTCTATTGGAGGAGTTAAAAGTTCAAGGAAGTTTGGCCTTTCCAATGGTGTTGATGAATTTAGCTTGGTTTGCGAAGACAGCTATAACAACGGCGTTTTTGGGTCGACTCGGTGAGCTCAGCTTAGCCGGTGGCGCGCTCGGGTTCACTTTTGCCAATGTTACCGGTTTTTCTGTTTTGAATGGTCTATGTGGTGCCATGGAACCTATTTGTGGACAGGCTCATGGAGCTAAAAACATAAGGCTCCTTCACAAGACTCTTCTCATGACAATTTTATTGTTGCTATTGGTAACAATTCCTATTACTTTTATGTGGCTTTACATTGgtaaaattttgattcattTTGGCCAACAACAAGAGATTTCTACTGTGGCTGGAACCTATGTTTTTTATCTCATACCTGATTTGTTTGTTATGTCACTCTTGTGTCCCTTAAAAGCTTACTTGAGTTCTCAAAGCATCACTCTTCCTACCATGTTTAGTTCTGGTGTAGCACTTGCTGTTCATATTCCTGTTAACATACTACTCTCAAAAACCATGGGTCTAAAAGGGGTTTCCATGGCTGTTTGGATAACTGATCTTATTGTTGTGGTTCTTCTTGCCATTTATGTTGTAATTCTGGATAATCGAAAGGGAACGGCGTGGAAGGAAGGAGGATGGTGGGACCAGAGTATTATGGATTGGATTAGGCTAATCAAGCTTAGTGGATCTTGTTGCCTCAACACATGTATGGAGTGGTGGTGCTATGAGATTCTAGTCTTGCTTACTGGCCACCTCGCAAACGCCAAGCAAGCGCTCGGAGTTTTAACTATTGTGTTAAACTTCGACTATTTGCTTTTCTCGGTAATGTTGTCACTGGCCACTTGTGTTTCCACCCGTGTCTCGAATGAGCTTGGTGCAAACCAAGCTAGCCGTGCTTACCGATCTGCACGCATGTCTCTGGGAATAGGTTTTATCGCTGGTTGTACTGGCAGCTTGGCGATGGTGGCTGCAAGGGGAATTTGGGGGCAACTTTTCAGCCATGACAGGGGCATTATAAATGGAGTAAAAAAGACAATGTTGTTGATGGCTCTAGTGGAATTGTTTAATTTTCCACTGGCAGTTTGTGGAGGGATAATTCGAGGGACGGCTCGGCCTTGGTTAGGTATGTATGCAAATCTAGGTGGGTTTTATTTCTTGGCTCTGCCCCTTGGTGTTGTTTTTGCCTTCAAGCTTCGTCTTGGCCTTGTTGGACTCTTCTTTGGACTTCTTACTGGTATTGTAGCTTGCTTGTCgctattattaatatttattgcTAGGATTAAGTGGGTGGAAGAAGCTGCCAAGGCACAAATACTAGCAAGTAACGACCAAATTAAGGAAGTTCCCTATAATGATGCGGAAGTACAAATTGAGGCTCGTGAAAATGACAAAGTATAA